The following are from one region of the Amylibacter sp. IMCC11727 genome:
- a CDS encoding glycosyltransferase family 1 protein produces the protein MSRYIFDITRFISRIGRGKPTGIDRVDIAYLAELSRRDPNCLTVAKIGTDFVLGRAADAVNALNALQDGRSVGRLGLQDFYRLKLPKEQRRARQFFRFHAICSSKSPQMLFEGRSLSDLEYVNVGHSNLSDAFLSAIRAAGCSKITVMIHDMIPLDFPQFTGAGISEQFEARMKSVAQFAHRIICNSADTEARVQHYFTQWGASVDTVVAHLGVEPLSSILSLRNPQPYFVCLGTIEPRKNHALLFDVWDKFALDHGPDEIPELRIIGRRGWNNETVFKYLDTAPLVGTKIKEQSDLNDTDLATQINHCVALVFPSFAEGYGLPALEAAQMNVPVICSDLPVFRELLGEYATFLDPNDADAWAETLRTVAEKTKKGTDRGDFANHVLDVPRWESHFCHVFDDTGTQQAFHE, from the coding sequence ATGTCTCGATATATCTTTGATATAACACGCTTTATTTCTCGGATTGGGCGCGGGAAGCCAACGGGAATTGATCGCGTCGATATTGCGTATCTGGCCGAGCTGTCTCGTCGTGATCCAAACTGTCTGACGGTGGCAAAGATCGGTACGGACTTTGTTCTTGGGCGGGCTGCGGACGCTGTGAACGCGTTGAACGCTTTGCAAGACGGAAGATCGGTTGGTCGCCTTGGGTTGCAAGATTTTTATCGTTTGAAACTGCCCAAAGAACAACGCAGAGCACGGCAATTTTTTCGGTTTCACGCCATTTGCAGCAGCAAGTCACCACAAATGTTGTTCGAGGGGCGATCGCTGTCTGACCTAGAATATGTGAATGTGGGCCACAGCAATTTAAGCGATGCGTTTCTAAGTGCCATTCGCGCCGCAGGATGTTCGAAGATCACTGTGATGATCCATGACATGATCCCCTTGGATTTTCCGCAATTTACCGGCGCTGGTATTTCTGAACAATTCGAAGCGCGGATGAAATCCGTCGCGCAATTCGCCCACCGTATTATCTGTAACTCTGCAGACACCGAAGCGCGGGTTCAACACTATTTCACGCAGTGGGGCGCAAGCGTAGACACTGTTGTTGCACATCTGGGTGTGGAGCCGTTGAGTTCTATACTAAGCCTGAGAAACCCGCAGCCGTACTTTGTGTGTTTGGGAACGATTGAACCCCGAAAAAACCATGCGCTGTTGTTCGATGTTTGGGACAAATTTGCACTGGATCACGGACCAGATGAAATCCCCGAATTGCGGATTATTGGACGGCGTGGTTGGAACAACGAAACGGTGTTTAAATATCTGGATACAGCCCCTTTGGTGGGTACAAAAATCAAAGAGCAGTCCGATTTGAACGACACGGACCTGGCCACACAAATAAACCATTGTGTTGCGTTGGTTTTCCCGAGTTTTGCTGAAGGTTACGGCCTGCCCGCATTGGAAGCGGCGCAAATGAATGTGCCTGTGATTTGTTCAGATTTGCCGGTGTTTCGTGAGCTTTTAGGTGAGTATGCCACATTTTTAGACCCAAATGACGCAGATGCTTGGGCTGAAACCCTTAGAACTGTTGCAGAAAAGACTAAAAAAGGCACGGATCGTGGTGATTTTGCCAATCATGTACTCGATGTGCCGCGATGGGAATCACATTTCTGCCATGTTTTTGATGATACTGGTACGCAGCAGGCATTTCACGAGTAG
- the galU gene encoding UTP--glucose-1-phosphate uridylyltransferase GalU — MKQRVTKAIFPVAGLGTRFLPATKSIPKEILCLVDKPLIQYVIDEAREAGIEEFIFVTSRGKGALEDYFDGAPQLEQSLMAKGKKDLLDILMKSTMDSGEIAYVRQREALGLGHAVWCARRLIADEPFAVILTDDVIAAEKPVLKQMVDAHEQTGGNIVAAMEVAPSKASAYGLLDIKEDMGSLVSVKGMVEKPKPEDAPSNLAVIGRYILTPQILRNLDTQERGAGGEIQLTDAIAKEIENSDNVYGFRFDGKRYDCGSKAGFLQATVAFGLARGDLSDEFLDFLVETVECRRAAQ; from the coding sequence GTGAAACAACGAGTAACGAAGGCCATTTTTCCTGTAGCGGGTTTGGGAACACGATTCCTGCCGGCAACAAAGAGTATTCCCAAAGAGATTTTGTGTTTGGTGGACAAACCACTGATCCAATACGTGATTGACGAAGCGCGTGAAGCAGGCATCGAAGAATTTATTTTTGTCACATCACGAGGCAAAGGCGCGTTGGAAGACTATTTCGATGGCGCACCGCAGCTGGAACAATCGCTGATGGCGAAGGGTAAAAAAGACCTGCTAGACATCTTGATGAAATCGACCATGGACAGTGGTGAAATCGCCTATGTTCGCCAGCGCGAAGCCTTGGGTTTGGGCCACGCAGTTTGGTGCGCGCGCCGTTTGATCGCGGATGAACCATTTGCGGTTATTTTGACAGATGACGTGATCGCGGCAGAGAAGCCTGTTCTGAAACAGATGGTCGATGCGCATGAACAAACCGGCGGGAACATTGTTGCCGCGATGGAAGTGGCGCCAAGCAAAGCATCTGCTTATGGTTTGTTGGACATCAAAGAAGACATGGGTTCGCTGGTGTCTGTCAAAGGTATGGTTGAAAAGCCAAAACCAGAAGATGCGCCATCGAATTTGGCTGTTATCGGCCGCTATATTCTGACACCGCAAATCTTGCGCAATCTGGATACACAGGAACGTGGTGCAGGTGGTGAAATCCAGCTGACAGATGCAATCGCGAAAGAAATTGAAAACTCTGACAACGTCTATGGGTTCCGTTTTGATGGCAAACGCTATGATTGTGGTTCAAAGGCTGGCTTCTTGCAGGCAACTGTTGCTTTTGGACTGGCACGTGGCGATCTGTCCGATGAGTTTCTGGACTTCTTGGTTGAGACGGTTGAATGCCGCCGTGCCGCGCAATAG
- a CDS encoding glycosyltransferase family 2 protein, with product MSLWSRYKLRIELSCVVDRTKNIRPSDILVFSTLRNEKARLPYFLDYYRKLGVNHFFFVDNDSDDGGREYLKDQPDASVWTTTASYKRSKFGVDWLNGLKAKYADGHWVLVVDVDELLVYPFCDTRPLRALTDWLDSASIKSFGTMLLDMYPKGKIQHARIREGKDPVKTASYFDASNYFVEKNKKYGNLWIQGGPRLRSFFRDKPQFAPALNKTPLVKWSKGYVYVSSTHTLLPRGLNQVYDEWGGQKPCGVLLHTKFMNTFSEKAEEEMKRKQHYAASREYRMYLNKLNGDLLLWNEQSSEYKNWQQLEQLGLMARGNWA from the coding sequence ATGAGTCTATGGAGCCGATATAAATTGCGGATAGAGCTGTCGTGCGTTGTGGATCGAACAAAAAACATCCGCCCGTCTGATATTCTGGTTTTCTCCACTCTGCGCAATGAAAAGGCGCGGTTGCCCTATTTTCTTGATTATTATCGCAAGTTGGGCGTGAACCATTTCTTTTTTGTAGACAACGACAGTGATGATGGAGGTCGTGAATATCTTAAAGATCAGCCCGATGCGTCCGTCTGGACAACGACGGCCTCTTACAAACGTTCGAAATTTGGTGTGGATTGGCTGAACGGGCTAAAGGCAAAATATGCAGATGGGCATTGGGTGCTTGTGGTCGATGTGGATGAGCTGTTGGTTTACCCGTTTTGCGACACGCGTCCGCTGCGCGCGCTGACGGATTGGCTGGATTCAGCATCCATTAAATCCTTTGGGACAATGCTGTTAGACATGTATCCAAAAGGCAAAATCCAACACGCCCGTATCCGTGAAGGCAAAGACCCTGTTAAGACCGCGTCATACTTTGATGCGTCTAACTATTTCGTTGAAAAGAATAAGAAATATGGAAACCTATGGATTCAAGGTGGCCCGCGTTTACGGTCATTTTTTCGGGATAAACCTCAGTTTGCACCAGCACTGAATAAGACGCCATTGGTAAAATGGTCCAAAGGGTATGTGTACGTGAGTTCGACCCACACTCTGCTGCCGCGTGGTTTGAATCAAGTGTATGATGAATGGGGTGGGCAAAAACCTTGTGGGGTTTTGCTGCACACCAAGTTTATGAACACGTTTTCTGAAAAAGCCGAAGAGGAAATGAAGCGCAAACAGCATTATGCCGCCAGCCGTGAATACCGCATGTATCTGAATAAGCTGAACGGGGACCTGTTACTGTGGAATGAGCAATCCAGCGAATACAAGAATTGGCAACAGCTTGAACAACTTGGCCTGATGGCGCGTGGGAATTGGGCGTAA